One Flavobacterium sp. 90 DNA segment encodes these proteins:
- a CDS encoding Mur ligase family protein, translating into MRTHFIAIGGSAMHNLALALHNKGYQVTGSDDAIFEPSKSRLEKKGILPAELGWFPEKITADIDAIILGMHAKADNPELLKAQELGLKIYSYPEFLYEQSKNKTRVVIGGSHGKTTITSMILHVMHYHNIEVDYMVGAQLEGFDTMVHLTEENDFMVLEGDEYLSSPIDRRPKFHLYQPNIALISGIAWDHINVFPTYENYVEQFEIFIAKITNGGILVYNEDDSEVKRVAEAATNPIRKLAYSTPKYTVSDGVTLLETPEGNMPIEVFGAHNLNNLAGAKWICQNMGVDEADFYEAIASFKGASKRLEKIAEGKGKVAYKDFAHSPSKVAATTKAVKEQYPNRTLVACLELHTYSSLNAEFLKEYEGALEYADVAVVFYSPDAVKIKQLEEVTYEQIASSFNREDLIIYTNPAEFKEYLFNLNLENSALLLMSSGNYGGLNFDEVKGLIN; encoded by the coding sequence ATGAGAACACATTTCATCGCAATAGGCGGGAGCGCAATGCACAACTTGGCATTAGCATTGCATAACAAAGGATATCAGGTAACAGGAAGTGATGATGCTATTTTTGAACCTTCAAAATCAAGATTAGAAAAAAAAGGAATTTTGCCTGCTGAATTAGGTTGGTTTCCTGAGAAAATCACTGCCGATATTGATGCAATAATTCTTGGAATGCACGCTAAGGCGGATAACCCGGAGTTGCTTAAAGCGCAGGAATTAGGTTTGAAAATTTATTCGTATCCAGAATTTTTATACGAACAATCTAAGAATAAAACGCGTGTTGTAATTGGTGGCTCTCACGGAAAAACTACAATTACTTCGATGATTTTGCACGTAATGCATTATCATAATATCGAAGTTGATTATATGGTTGGTGCGCAATTAGAAGGTTTTGATACTATGGTGCATCTTACTGAGGAAAATGATTTTATGGTTCTGGAAGGTGACGAATATTTATCTTCTCCAATTGACAGACGTCCAAAATTTCATTTGTATCAGCCAAATATTGCTTTAATTTCTGGAATTGCATGGGATCATATTAATGTTTTTCCAACGTATGAAAACTATGTGGAGCAATTCGAGATTTTTATTGCTAAAATTACAAATGGCGGAATATTAGTTTACAACGAAGATGATTCTGAAGTAAAACGTGTTGCGGAAGCGGCTACAAACCCAATTCGTAAATTAGCATATTCTACTCCAAAATACACTGTAAGCGATGGCGTAACTTTATTAGAAACTCCGGAAGGCAATATGCCAATTGAAGTTTTTGGTGCGCATAACTTGAATAATCTTGCGGGAGCAAAATGGATTTGCCAAAATATGGGCGTTGACGAAGCTGATTTCTACGAAGCAATTGCAAGTTTTAAAGGCGCATCGAAGCGTTTAGAAAAAATTGCCGAAGGAAAAGGCAAAGTTGCTTACAAAGATTTTGCACATTCGCCAAGTAAAGTGGCTGCAACTACAAAAGCGGTAAAAGAGCAATACCCAAACAGAACTCTGGTTGCGTGCTTAGAATTGCATACTTACAGTAGTTTGAATGCCGAATTTCTAAAAGAATATGAAGGAGCATTAGAATATGCAGATGTTGCGGTGGTTTTTTATTCGCCTGACGCTGTAAAAATTAAACAACTTGAAGAAGTGACTTACGAGCAAATAGCAAGTTCTTTTAATCGTGAAGATTTAATTATTTATACTAATCCGGCAGAATTTAAAGAATATTTGTTCAATTTAAATCTTGAAAACTCAGCTTTATTATTGATGAGTTCTGGAAATTACGGAGGTTTAAATTTTGATGAAGTAAAAGGTTTGATTAATTAG
- a CDS encoding DUF1287 domain-containing protein yields MKSVSTLLILFLLFSCNQKEKSNAYAKNEVQQTNTFAEKLSNAAISIIDPSIDYDPAYFSIEYPNGDVPANKGVCTDVIIRSYRKLGIDLQKEVHEDMVEHFSEYPNLKKWGMTKTDTNIDHRRVPNLEIFFERNGEKLIITQDAKDYKTGEIVTWLINNKLPHIGIVTNKKSKDGKRNLIVHNVGDGQVLQDCLFEYKIVGHYRYWK; encoded by the coding sequence ATGAAATCTGTATCAACTTTGCTAATCCTATTTTTACTCTTTTCTTGTAATCAAAAAGAAAAAAGTAATGCTTACGCTAAAAATGAAGTACAACAAACTAATACTTTTGCCGAAAAATTATCAAATGCGGCAATCTCAATAATTGACCCTTCGATAGATTATGATCCTGCTTATTTTTCGATCGAATATCCTAACGGAGATGTTCCAGCAAACAAAGGTGTTTGTACAGATGTTATTATTCGTTCTTATCGAAAATTAGGCATTGATTTGCAAAAAGAAGTTCACGAAGATATGGTAGAACATTTTTCAGAATATCCAAATCTAAAAAAATGGGGAATGACAAAAACCGACACGAATATCGATCACAGAAGAGTTCCAAATCTGGAAATATTCTTTGAAAGAAACGGAGAAAAACTTATTATAACTCAAGACGCAAAAGATTATAAAACCGGAGAAATTGTAACGTGGTTAATTAATAATAAATTACCTCACATTGGTATTGTCACAAACAAAAAGTCAAAAGATGGAAAACGAAATCTAATCGTTCACAATGTTGGCGACGGACAAGTTCTACAAGATTGCTTATTTGAATATAAAATAGTTGGGCACTACAGATATTGGAAATAA
- a CDS encoding GNAT family N-acetyltransferase: MNSKIEVVKTTSENPDFVTLIKIFDTFLWERYPELKKDYWGNNLIEFNDNVVLIYLDGKPVASGCFKKYNENTVELKRMFVLPESRGLGLAQQVIKELEIEAKKQGFETMILETLYKQVEAISLYQKVGFEIVENYEPYVGLKNSVCMRKSI; this comes from the coding sequence ATGAATTCAAAAATAGAGGTTGTAAAAACAACAAGTGAAAATCCGGATTTTGTAACGCTGATTAAAATATTTGATACTTTTTTATGGGAACGTTATCCGGAACTAAAAAAGGATTATTGGGGCAATAATTTGATTGAATTTAATGATAATGTTGTTCTTATTTATTTAGACGGAAAACCTGTTGCAAGTGGTTGCTTCAAGAAATATAATGAGAATACTGTAGAGCTAAAACGTATGTTTGTTTTGCCTGAATCAAGAGGTTTAGGATTGGCTCAGCAAGTTATCAAAGAATTAGAAATAGAGGCGAAGAAGCAGGGTTTTGAAACGATGATTTTAGAAACGCTTTATAAACAAGTTGAAGCTATTAGTTTGTATCAAAAAGTGGGATTTGAAATTGTAGAGAATTATGAACCTTATGTAGGGTTGAAGAATAGTGTTTGTATGCGTAAATCTATATAA
- the radC gene encoding DNA repair protein RadC, whose translation MKEGYFPISDWSEDDRPREKLMLKGIDALSDAELIAILIGSGSRNESAVDLSKRILASVDSLNSLAKLSLSQLMNFKGIGEAKAITIVAALELGRRRRVEETVELVRITSSKLVFEIMQPIIGELPHEEFWVLFLNNSNKIISKSQLSKGGITGTVVDVRLLFKLALETGATGLILCHNHPSGNLIPSEADKQITNKIKIAGESLDVKVLDHLIITETNYYSFVDEGIL comes from the coding sequence ATGAAAGAAGGTTATTTTCCGATTTCAGATTGGTCAGAAGACGATCGCCCACGAGAAAAATTAATGTTAAAAGGTATTGATGCTTTAAGCGATGCTGAATTAATTGCCATTTTAATTGGATCAGGAAGTCGAAATGAATCTGCAGTTGATTTAAGTAAAAGAATTTTAGCCAGTGTAGATAGTCTAAATTCCTTGGCAAAATTATCTTTATCTCAATTGATGAACTTTAAAGGAATAGGAGAGGCAAAGGCAATTACAATTGTTGCTGCTTTAGAATTAGGTCGTCGAAGAAGAGTTGAAGAAACTGTCGAGTTGGTTAGAATTACATCAAGCAAATTAGTTTTCGAAATTATGCAGCCAATTATAGGTGAACTTCCACATGAAGAATTTTGGGTGCTTTTTCTGAATAATTCTAACAAAATAATTTCTAAATCTCAATTAAGCAAGGGTGGAATTACAGGAACAGTTGTTGATGTTCGTCTTCTTTTTAAATTGGCACTCGAAACTGGAGCTACTGGCTTGATTTTATGTCATAATCATCCGTCAGGGAATTTGATTCCGAGTGAGGCTGATAAGCAAATTACAAATAAAATAAAGATAGCAGGAGAGAGTTTAGATGTTAAAGTTTTAGATCATTTGATTATTACTGAAACAAATTATTATAGTTTTGTAGATGAAGGAATTTTATAA
- a CDS encoding YjjG family noncanonical pyrimidine nucleotidase: MNTTITDIFFDLDHTLWDFDKNSEMAFDRIFKNRFPDIKIEDFISKYAPINQACWKLYQNDEITHVELRYNRLKLSFDALNYEISDEDINQIANDYIEFLTDNNYLFDGAIEVLDYLKPKYKLHIITNGFAAVQDKKINNAALAGYFNTITNSELAGVKKPNSIIFDYAVNLAQASKESSIMIGDCLDADVNGALNAGLDAIFFNEKNIEAPENIKQINHLLELKKYL, translated from the coding sequence ATGAATACCACTATTACCGACATTTTTTTTGATTTAGATCACACGCTTTGGGATTTCGATAAAAACTCAGAAATGGCTTTTGATCGCATTTTTAAAAATAGGTTTCCCGATATTAAAATTGAGGATTTTATATCGAAATATGCTCCTATAAACCAGGCTTGCTGGAAATTATATCAAAACGATGAAATCACGCACGTCGAGTTGCGTTACAATAGATTGAAGCTTTCGTTTGATGCTTTGAATTATGAAATATCAGATGAAGATATTAATCAGATTGCCAATGATTATATCGAATTTTTAACCGATAATAATTATCTTTTTGATGGAGCAATCGAAGTTTTGGATTACTTAAAACCAAAATACAAACTGCATATTATCACTAATGGTTTTGCTGCGGTTCAGGATAAAAAGATAAATAATGCTGCGCTTGCAGGTTATTTTAATACGATAACAAATTCTGAATTAGCGGGTGTTAAAAAACCAAATAGTATTATCTTTGATTATGCTGTCAATTTGGCTCAAGCCTCAAAAGAAAGTAGTATTATGATTGGAGATTGTCTCGATGCAGATGTTAATGGTGCATTGAATGCCGGTTTGGATGCAATCTTTTTTAATGAAAAAAATATTGAAGCTCCTGAAAATATCAAACAAATAAACCATTTATTAGAACTTAAAAAATATTTATAA
- a CDS encoding replication-associated recombination protein A, giving the protein MEAPLAERIRPQQLEDYISQSHLVGPNGSLTQQISKGIIPSLIFWGPPGTGKTTLAQIIAQESKRPFYILSAINSGVKDIRDVIEKAKQSGGLFTAKNPILFIDEIHRFSKSQQDSLLAAVEKGWITLIGATTENPSFEVIPALLSRCQVYILNAFTKADLESLLHRAMKTDTYLASKNITLKETEALLRLSGGDGRKLLNIFELVINASAGDEIIITNDRVFELVQQNTVLYDKSGEQHYDIVSAFIKSIRGSDPNGAVYWLARMIEGGEDVKFIARRMLILSSEDIGNANPTAFIMANNTFQAVTTIGYPESRIILSQCAIYLATSPKSNASYMAIGNAQQLVKQTGDLPVPIHLRNAPTKLMKELGYGDDYKYSHDYANNFAEQEFLPDAIKKTVLYNPGNNSRENSNREFLKNRWKDKYGY; this is encoded by the coding sequence ATGGAAGCACCTTTAGCCGAGCGTATTCGCCCACAGCAATTAGAAGATTACATCAGTCAAAGTCATTTGGTTGGTCCAAATGGTTCGTTAACACAACAAATTTCAAAAGGAATTATTCCTTCATTGATATTTTGGGGACCTCCGGGAACCGGAAAAACAACTTTGGCTCAAATCATCGCGCAAGAATCCAAACGTCCTTTTTATATATTGAGCGCAATTAATTCCGGAGTTAAAGATATTCGTGATGTAATTGAAAAAGCAAAACAAAGCGGCGGATTATTTACGGCCAAAAATCCTATTTTATTTATCGATGAGATTCATCGTTTTAGTAAGTCACAACAAGATTCACTTTTGGCTGCAGTAGAAAAAGGCTGGATAACACTTATTGGAGCAACAACCGAAAACCCAAGTTTTGAAGTTATTCCTGCATTATTGTCACGTTGTCAAGTATACATACTAAACGCCTTTACAAAAGCCGATTTAGAATCTCTATTGCATCGCGCAATGAAAACAGATACTTATCTTGCTTCTAAAAATATTACGCTAAAGGAAACTGAAGCCTTACTCCGACTTTCTGGCGGAGATGGTCGAAAACTATTGAACATTTTTGAACTTGTTATAAATGCTTCCGCTGGTGATGAGATCATTATTACCAATGATCGTGTTTTTGAATTAGTGCAGCAAAATACTGTTTTGTATGACAAAAGCGGTGAACAACATTATGATATCGTTTCGGCATTTATTAAATCAATTCGCGGAAGTGATCCTAACGGAGCAGTTTATTGGCTTGCGAGAATGATTGAAGGCGGAGAAGATGTGAAATTTATTGCCCGAAGAATGCTAATTCTATCAAGCGAAGATATTGGAAATGCAAATCCTACCGCTTTTATTATGGCAAACAATACATTTCAGGCTGTAACAACAATTGGATATCCTGAAAGCCGAATTATTTTAAGTCAGTGTGCCATTTATTTAGCTACTTCTCCTAAAAGTAATGCTTCTTATATGGCAATTGGAAATGCACAACAACTAGTGAAACAAACCGGAGATTTACCTGTTCCTATTCATTTAAGAAATGCTCCAACCAAACTTATGAAAGAATTAGGCTATGGTGATGATTATAAATATTCGCATGATTATGCCAATAATTTTGCCGAACAGGAATTCTTGCCAGATGCCATAAAAAAAACGGTTCTTTACAATCCGGGAAACAATTCTAGAGAGAACAGTAACCGCGAATTTTTAAAGAACCGTTGGAAAGATAAATACGGTTATTAA
- a CDS encoding rhomboid family intramembrane serine protease translates to MNDNHFKFTTAVIGLPVFFVLFLWIVYWIQIRFDFDFYQNGIYPRDFAGLQGILFSPFIHENLSHLYNNSIPLLVLLAALQFFYPKQSFSVIVFGILFSGLITWIIGRENFHIGASGLIYVLVSFIFFKGIQTRYYRLVALSFAVTLLYGGMIWYVFPDVDKTISWEGHLAGFITGFAMSLFYKTPEYAKPIVYDWQKPDFNPEDDAFMKHFDENGNFVNTEIPEEEEDSFSTYFNSDVSINYIVTRTESGDKI, encoded by the coding sequence ATGAACGACAACCACTTTAAGTTTACGACTGCTGTTATTGGTCTTCCTGTTTTTTTTGTGCTTTTTTTGTGGATTGTTTATTGGATTCAAATTCGGTTTGATTTTGATTTTTATCAAAACGGAATTTATCCACGTGATTTTGCAGGTTTGCAAGGCATTTTGTTTAGTCCTTTTATTCATGAAAATTTAAGTCATTTATATAATAACTCAATTCCGCTTTTGGTTTTGTTGGCGGCACTTCAGTTTTTTTATCCTAAACAGTCTTTTAGTGTTATCGTTTTTGGTATTTTATTTTCCGGATTAATAACGTGGATTATCGGACGTGAAAATTTTCATATCGGCGCAAGCGGATTAATTTATGTTCTGGTAAGTTTTATTTTCTTTAAAGGAATCCAAACCCGTTATTATCGTTTAGTAGCGCTTTCGTTTGCTGTAACTTTGCTTTATGGCGGAATGATTTGGTATGTTTTCCCTGATGTCGATAAAACGATTTCCTGGGAAGGACACTTAGCAGGTTTTATTACCGGTTTTGCAATGTCTTTATTTTATAAAACTCCTGAATATGCAAAACCTATTGTGTATGATTGGCAAAAACCTGATTTTAATCCCGAAGACGATGCTTTCATGAAACATTTTGATGAGAATGGGAATTTTGTTAATACTGAAATTCCGGAAGAAGAGGAGGATAGTTTTTCGACTTATTTTAATTCAGATGTTTCGATTAATTATATCGTAACGAGAACAGAATCAGGAGATAAAATCTGA
- a CDS encoding DUF2490 domain-containing protein — MSSKFTHSISLKKSSLILVVFLITSMGYAQKTTYNQFWNEVQFNRTINEKWSAELNIGGAYSSTESSSNIFQKNIQRSARIWGHYYLSPRWKLSSFIAYNYNKDVPEIGQFESPEVRFALQGIYYFHKTGYTLSTRMRMELRHMRSQDGTYDNVFRYRQQIKYLKPINSKILREGVVYAIASDELFFKSGTKVTGQSFFDRNRLNIGAGYLFTDDIQVELTYANEYLPRDAGDQIVNAASLTISFNNLFKNLKKKLSHKHEELSDD, encoded by the coding sequence ATGTCTTCAAAATTCACTCATAGCATATCATTAAAAAAAAGCAGTCTTATACTTGTAGTTTTTCTAATTACAAGTATGGGCTATGCTCAAAAAACTACCTACAACCAATTTTGGAATGAAGTTCAATTCAACCGGACAATAAATGAAAAATGGTCAGCTGAATTAAACATTGGAGGCGCTTATAGCAGCACAGAATCTTCTTCTAATATTTTTCAAAAAAACATCCAGAGATCAGCCAGAATTTGGGGGCATTATTACCTTTCTCCACGCTGGAAACTCTCTTCTTTTATAGCATACAATTACAACAAAGATGTTCCTGAAATAGGTCAATTTGAATCGCCCGAGGTACGATTTGCCCTCCAGGGAATTTACTATTTTCACAAAACCGGTTATACATTAAGTACCAGAATGAGAATGGAACTTAGACATATGCGAAGCCAAGACGGTACTTATGATAACGTTTTTAGATATCGTCAACAAATAAAGTATTTAAAACCAATTAATAGTAAGATTCTTCGCGAAGGTGTCGTTTATGCAATCGCATCAGATGAACTATTCTTTAAATCAGGCACAAAAGTCACAGGACAAAGTTTTTTTGACCGAAACAGACTCAACATTGGAGCAGGTTATTTATTTACCGACGATATACAAGTAGAACTAACATATGCTAATGAATATTTACCCAGAGATGCGGGAGATCAAATTGTGAATGCAGCTTCATTAACTATTAGCTTCAACAATCTATTTAAAAATCTAAAGAAAAAATTATCTCACAAGCATGAGGAATTGAGCGATGATTAA
- the rlmB gene encoding 23S rRNA (guanosine(2251)-2'-O)-methyltransferase RlmB, with amino-acid sequence MEKEHQIFGIRAIIEAIQAGKEVDKVFIQKEISGELMKDLMKVMKRANINFSYVPVEKLNRLTPNNHQGAVATISPIGFIELEHLVESTIESGSKPLFLILDQISDARNFGAIIRTAECTGVNGIIVQKAGSAPVNGDTVKTSAGAVFNVPICKVEHIKDAIFYLQGSGIKTVAATEKTDQNIYDVTLNEPVAIIMGSEDRGINPSVLKIVDEKAKLPMFGTIGSLNVSVACGAFLYEAVRQRS; translated from the coding sequence ATGGAAAAAGAACATCAAATATTTGGAATTAGAGCCATTATAGAAGCAATTCAAGCGGGAAAAGAAGTTGATAAAGTATTTATACAAAAAGAAATTTCCGGAGAATTAATGAAAGACTTAATGAAAGTGATGAAACGCGCCAACATTAATTTCTCTTACGTACCTGTAGAAAAACTTAATCGACTAACTCCAAACAATCATCAAGGAGCCGTTGCGACGATCTCTCCCATTGGTTTTATAGAATTAGAACATTTAGTTGAATCAACAATTGAATCAGGCTCAAAACCATTATTTTTAATATTAGACCAAATCTCTGATGCCAGAAATTTTGGAGCCATAATCAGAACAGCTGAATGCACCGGAGTAAATGGAATCATTGTTCAAAAAGCCGGTTCGGCACCTGTAAATGGTGACACTGTAAAAACATCTGCCGGAGCAGTTTTCAACGTGCCTATTTGTAAGGTTGAACATATTAAAGATGCCATATTTTATCTTCAGGGTTCTGGAATAAAAACTGTTGCTGCAACCGAAAAAACAGATCAAAATATTTACGATGTAACTTTAAACGAACCTGTAGCAATTATCATGGGATCTGAAGACAGAGGAATAAATCCTTCTGTACTTAAGATTGTTGATGAAAAAGCAAAATTACCAATGTTTGGAACGATAGGATCTCTAAATGTTTCGGTAGCTTGTGGTGCATTTCTATACGAAGCTGTTCGCCAAAGAAGTTAA
- a CDS encoding lipid-binding protein, whose translation MNITKNNINKVLFGIFTITLLASCNNEGYDDYKPAVTPSVELNGEWYIDIIDADTGDVYAQHVTTRTYDTNGGDGKMVINDFKGAPAPLTGYWIKAPVDTNPSNLTFSAKNAPNTNVPGATTVTVTDGKIIKNAGHSRTGHATDSIYFKVQYSFDTTTTLIYAGHKRTGFLEDNY comes from the coding sequence ATGAACATAACAAAAAATAATATCAATAAAGTTCTTTTTGGAATTTTTACGATAACACTTCTAGCTTCATGTAATAACGAAGGTTATGATGATTACAAACCAGCAGTAACACCATCAGTCGAATTGAATGGAGAATGGTACATAGATATCATTGATGCAGACACTGGTGATGTATACGCTCAACATGTAACTACCAGAACATATGATACAAACGGTGGTGATGGTAAAATGGTTATTAATGATTTTAAAGGAGCTCCAGCTCCACTTACAGGATATTGGATAAAAGCGCCTGTGGACACCAATCCTTCAAATTTAACTTTTAGCGCCAAAAATGCACCCAACACAAATGTACCTGGGGCAACAACTGTAACAGTTACTGACGGAAAGATTATTAAAAACGCAGGTCATTCTCGTACAGGACATGCAACTGACAGTATATACTTTAAAGTTCAATACAGTTTTGACACTACAACTACATTAATCTATGCTGGTCATAAAAGAACTGGATTCTTAGAAGATAATTACTAA
- a CDS encoding immunoglobulin-like domain-containing protein, translating into MKNLKIFKMLGISALLLAMVSCSLDPVVGTTKITYYPVMTLNGPSTLFWPLGTPYVDPGVVVTENGKPITYTSKASGKYRNAQKVDGNIADEYTVTYSAVNVDGFPNTITRKVIVYKTGDLVNSIEGVYVSTVKRNGALLNPIQGSSVDMKYVYIWKNTDGTFEISDAFGGWYDIGRKIGVISATQGGTITGDIPTNNFTFPGNPLTNEQFGGVANLTSVVVTPGTKQVVVSCDWDAGPYKFVSTLIQFQP; encoded by the coding sequence ATGAAAAATTTAAAAATATTCAAAATGCTTGGGATTTCAGCGCTACTTTTAGCAATGGTTTCTTGCAGCCTTGATCCAGTAGTCGGCACTACTAAAATTACTTATTACCCAGTAATGACCTTAAATGGTCCTTCAACTTTATTCTGGCCTCTAGGAACACCATACGTCGATCCTGGAGTTGTCGTAACGGAAAATGGAAAACCCATTACTTACACATCTAAAGCTTCGGGAAAATATCGTAACGCACAAAAAGTAGATGGAAATATTGCTGATGAGTATACGGTAACTTATAGTGCTGTAAATGTAGATGGTTTCCCAAATACAATTACAAGAAAAGTCATTGTATATAAAACAGGAGATTTAGTTAATAGTATTGAAGGAGTTTATGTATCGACAGTAAAAAGAAATGGTGCTTTGTTAAATCCAATTCAAGGAAGTTCAGTTGATATGAAGTATGTTTATATCTGGAAAAATACTGATGGAACCTTTGAAATATCAGATGCTTTTGGCGGATGGTACGATATAGGAAGAAAAATAGGTGTGATTTCTGCTACACAAGGAGGAACAATCACTGGTGATATCCCAACAAATAATTTTACCTTCCCAGGGAATCCTTTAACAAACGAACAATTTGGTGGAGTTGCAAATTTAACATCAGTAGTAGTTACCCCAGGAACTAAACAAGTAGTAGTTTCTTGCGACTGGGATGCAGGTCCATATAAATTCGTATCGACTTTAATTCAATTTCAACCTTAA
- a CDS encoding SusD/RagB family nutrient-binding outer membrane lipoprotein has product MKNISTILTLIFSIGVFTSCEGDLDVNTDPNTPGQINAGLALASSEASIIAMTGGELANLGGFYAQYHTQSPSAGQYDVIDQYNLNTAFANRPWDELYSGGLNDLQFVLSEAAKNKNTGQTLIATLLQAYTFQVITDLFGDVPYKEALAGIGNFNPKVTSQEEIYKDLLVKIDAAVNAYKANPVASDFGKQDVIYGGIESEWIKFANTLKLKMYLRMAYTPLANPAAVQALLAENNFITKDAKFGIFTVQTSQRNPFFEVNLSSSPGLGDINHIASNTLLQFYIANNDPRLAAVYRKSAPAAPAVPAYLGLNQGDGENFTNTALAYARPNITETTPVYLITVAESNFLQAEALIRYSGQAGAKAKYDLGVANSFLTYSIVPKDTDPTTDPATYTGPGKVYEFKAGLPTEQAVRQVIIQKWAALANVNNVEAYIETTRTKFPEVVPFGTQDYAIGNRIPSRTSILTGTTIPSVLFYPQSEIDKNTSIKQRTSITQKVWWDQKN; this is encoded by the coding sequence ATGAAAAATATATCAACAATACTAACCTTAATCTTTTCTATAGGAGTTTTTACTTCTTGCGAGGGAGATTTGGATGTAAACACAGATCCTAACACACCAGGACAAATTAATGCTGGATTAGCACTAGCTTCATCAGAAGCTTCTATCATAGCAATGACTGGTGGAGAATTAGCAAATTTAGGAGGTTTTTACGCACAATATCACACACAATCACCAAGTGCGGGTCAATATGATGTTATTGACCAATACAATTTAAATACTGCATTTGCCAACAGACCTTGGGATGAGCTTTATTCTGGCGGTTTAAATGACTTACAATTTGTTTTAAGCGAAGCAGCTAAAAACAAAAACACCGGACAAACACTGATTGCCACATTATTACAAGCCTATACATTTCAGGTTATCACAGATCTTTTTGGAGATGTTCCTTACAAAGAAGCTTTGGCCGGAATAGGAAACTTCAACCCTAAAGTAACTTCTCAAGAGGAAATCTACAAAGATTTATTAGTAAAAATTGATGCAGCTGTAAATGCTTACAAAGCAAACCCAGTAGCTTCTGATTTTGGAAAACAAGATGTAATCTATGGCGGTATTGAAAGCGAATGGATTAAATTTGCAAATACATTAAAGCTAAAAATGTACTTACGTATGGCTTATACACCTCTTGCAAATCCAGCAGCAGTTCAAGCTCTTTTAGCAGAAAACAACTTCATTACTAAAGACGCAAAGTTTGGGATATTTACGGTTCAAACTTCTCAACGTAATCCATTTTTCGAAGTTAACTTATCTTCTTCCCCTGGTTTAGGAGACATTAACCACATTGCGAGTAATACTTTATTACAATTTTACATTGCAAATAATGACCCACGTCTAGCCGCTGTCTACAGAAAAAGTGCTCCTGCAGCTCCTGCGGTTCCTGCTTATTTAGGTTTAAATCAAGGTGATGGTGAAAACTTCACTAATACAGCTCTTGCTTATGCAAGACCAAATATTACTGAAACAACTCCTGTGTACTTAATAACTGTAGCAGAAAGCAACTTCTTACAAGCTGAAGCTTTGATCAGATATTCTGGTCAAGCTGGTGCAAAAGCAAAATATGACCTTGGGGTTGCAAATTCATTTTTAACTTACAGTATAGTTCCTAAAGATACAGATCCAACAACTGATCCAGCAACTTATACTGGACCGGGTAAAGTTTATGAGTTTAAAGCAGGGCTTCCAACTGAACAAGCAGTGAGACAAGTAATTATACAAAAATGGGCTGCTTTAGCTAATGTAAACAATGTTGAGGCTTACATTGAAACTACAAGAACTAAATTCCCAGAAGTTGTACCTTTCGGAACTCAGGATTACGCCATTGGAAACAGAATACCTTCTCGTACTTCTATCTTAACTGGTACTACCATTCCAAGCGTTTTATTTTATCCTCAAAGCGAAATTGATAAAAATACAAGTATCAAACAAAGAACATCTATTACTCAAAAAGTATGGTGGGATCAAAAAAACTAA